TTGGTTGGGAGGCTGAAGCTGATTGTCCCTCGTCTAATTAGTTTGGAGCATGATGCCTTTATCGGCTTTCGGTGCATTACTGACAACATTTTGCTCGTCCAAGAGTTTGTGCATGATCTGTGGCGAGCCTCCATCGGTCGAAGTCTTATAGCAATCAAGTTGGATATGAAACAGGCACACAATCAGATAGTTGGCGCTTCTTGGATATTATAGGAGCTCGGTTTTCAGGATAGGTGGATTGGTTGGATTATAGACTGTGTGGAGCATCCGAGTTTTGCCATTCTGATTAATGGTGCTTCGATGAAATTCTTTCATTCGATGGTTGGGCTTCGCTAAGATTGCCCTCTTTTCTCTTACCTGTTCATCTTATGTGCTGATGCTCTGTCCTAGGTGTTGAGGGCGACGGTCCAGGGGTCAAAGCTGGAGTCCTACTAGCCCACCCTTAGGATCCAGTTTCTCTGGTACATTCTTTTTGCAGATGACTGTCTTCTGATTGGCCAGTCTTGATTCGAAATATAAGATACTTTGTATTCATCGTTGAGACCTATTATCAGACTTTAGGTCAGATGGTGAATTTATAGAAGTCCATGGTCATCTTTAGCCCCTAGACAAAGATCCACATGAACGAGATGATTCGAGAGAGGCTAGGATCCAGGAGCAGACCGGAGCCCTGATCTATCTAGAAGTTTCTATCATCGATCGGTATCTTTGGAGGGCTGACTGTAGGCTCATAGAGCAGCAGGTTCAGAATTGCTTCGAGGGCTGGCAAGCTAACGCCCTCTCCATAATGGATAGGACGACACTCATGAGATTGATCTTGAGCTCAATTCCAGTCTATCTCTTAGTAAACATGATTATGCCAAGCTCTTATTTCAGATGGTTAGAGCAACTATTCCAACATTTCCTGTGGGACTCAAGGCACGATGGTCATGGAATCCACTTACTATCGTAGGAGGTGGTACGTCAGTCTGTGGAGGATGGAGGCCTTGGAATTCAGTCTCTTCTCATCAGGAGGGAGGCTTTGATCATCAGGCATGCCGTCAGATTTTTGACCCAGCTAGATTGTTTATGAGCAGGGTGATGAGGGCTTGGTATGAGGTATGGAGTTAGGGATCTAAGGTTCGAGTGGTTCGTGGCTGCTCTTTCGTTTGGAAGGAGATTTATACCCGTACCCCTACGACTTTGGCCCAAGTTAGATGGCAGATTGGGGATGGGAGGTCGATGGATGTGACCCAACATACTTGAATTTTTAGTTTGCCTCTCGCTCAGTGGCCGACCTACGTCAGCATGGAGGTGGATGATCAATTTTGATTCTGATGGTAGGGATTGGAGAGCTCAGGACATCACCCATCTTTTCGATGGTCCACTTGCTGATCAGATTCAAACCATCCTAATCCCTATCCATCGTTGCTAGGCCTTGAGGGCGTGGGGCTGCTCTTGTTACCCAAGAGCCCCCACGAGAGATTTATTCGAGATATGCAGGCTTGTGATGAGTACCAAGATTTAGGCAATTTAGATCTGGAGAGTGGCTGCTCATCTCAAGATGAATCTTTTTATATGAAAGATTGTCTAGGTCCGACTTTTGATGCGTACCTACTCAAAGACAAGGGCATGGAGCTCACGGTCTCCTATCTAGTTTGTGGGCTGAAGGATGAGTCGATGGAGCATGTCTTCTGGTGATATTTGAGAGTGAGATTGATTTGGAGGAGGACGGATGGTCAGCCATAGGAGGCGAGCAGTGGTCCTTGGCTAGACTCTTTTTTGGATGTGATCCGCTGGAGTACTATTGATAGATCAACCTGTGTCTAGGGGAGAAGGATAGCATATATCATTTAACAGATCTGACTTTCCAGGAACAGCTTAGTCTTCGAAGTAGAAGTGATATCCGCTCATCGGGTGCTGGAAAGAGCCTTTTGCTTGACTACGGAGTATAGCCACTTCAATGCTACGAGCTCGCTCCTTGACACCTCTGATTTCTGAGGCTCCAATGCTATTTATGCATCGATCTAGAGGGTTATTTTCATTTCTTAAGAGCTCCCTCCTTTGGGGTCTGTCAAGATAAATTTCGACGATAGAATCAAAGATGGCAGGGGTGGTGCTAGCtttatcatccaaaaattagataccAGATTACTGACGACGGGTGGCTCACATCTCTTTAAGCCTTCCATCCAAGAAGCTGAGCTTTGTGCCATTTGGACTGGCATTATTTGTGCACGATAGAAGTTACGAATAGAGAGGATCATCATTGAGGGAGACTCTGTCATCATGATAGGCTGGATTCAGGACAACATGATGTAGTTGGAGGCCCATCTGCTATTTCATGATATGCGGACCTACCTTTGTGACTTTGCTATGATAACTGCTCAGTATGTCTTTTGTGAGGCGAATAGCGCCGCTAATTAGGTCGCCTCCTATGTGGTCAAGCAAATTGATGACTGAAACTGACATCAGGGTTAGACTTGCTTGCGAGCCTTgcaggatattttattttttaattttttagggtGCACTCATGCTAGATTGGTGTGAGTACCCATCTATACCAAAAAAAAGAGATGCGAGGGAAAGCAGAGGAGGGGATCGCATAGAAGTTGCCAGGAGAGCCCAGTAGCTGCTCGATAAAGTGTAGTTTAACTGAGCTGAGTTAGATAGCCAGAGACTCAAGCTTGATTTAAAATACTCATActtaaaatttgaattaaaatggaTTAGACTTTAATATCTAATTGGCTTATAACCTCATGTAACGTatggaatataatttttttaaaataatatttgattttatttattttgtaaAGATCCGACCTGAGAAAGATTGAAGGAGGAAGTCTGACACTAGTGATGATGGGGAGGAAGACGACGGCGGAGATAGTGGGAGGTGGTAGCTTGGATAGCGAGGAGAAGATGGGCATCCGTGAAGGCTCGGGAAGGTTTAGAGGCTCTGTCAATGAAGAACCTAAGAAATCCCTCTCCTTTCCAATGGATTtctgaaaaagataatgaaatgaaaagaaaaagaagtggaAAGAAACAACAATGATCATCTATGTAGGGAAAAGTCTTACCcttaaatttttttccatttttcctctattttcgttgattttttctatattttctctatattttctctatttttctatcaTCGGGAGTCCCACCCGAGTGGGAGGATTGGAGtggccgaatagggaagcttagacgatggctGGGGTTTTGTATTGGGTTTTCTATTATGTTGGTGATGATCGGAGGGAAGGCGATGGTGGAGATGGTAGCGAGGAAAGTAGGGAGGAGATAGGCATCTGCAAGGACTCGGGAAGGTTCGAGAACATTTGGCACCTCACCAATGACTCCCCCACTGCTATCGCTGGCGAACCTAGCTCCTCCACCTATGGCGTCACCCACCGCCGCCTCACCAGCCACTCCCACTTCATCTAGGATGTGGTCCTCTCCTTCGACGATGAGAAACATAGCAAGAACGAAGAGCAAGAGGGATTAGTAGTGAAGGGGCTCTAGCGGAGAATTAAGATTGATTTTAAATTGACTTAACCCACTAACGATCTCAGGTGAACACACTTCCACACAAGAGTTGCGACGTGGCGGACGGAGGCTTCTGCATTGTTGCAACATGGTAGACGAAGATCCTGCCAATGCAGAAGCCtccgtttatatatatatatattagattcgatcaataataataataataataataataataataataataataataataataataataataataataataataataataataataataataatcaagatTAATTCAACTAGATTCAAATATCAACCAAAAACTCGAGCTTGAGCTCAAATTCGAGCCTtgaccatgattataaaatatgatgaaaatataatataatataatatttaaaatattgaattaataatatattattaatacaatattatataattaataatatatacttaattaagcttatgagCTTTCTATTCAAGTTTAACTCAAAAAATTGTTTGAGCCAATGAAACTTAATTAGCTTGACTTCAGTTCGATAATAATTAAGTCGAGTCAAGCTTGAGCAACTCGAGCTCACTCGCATATTTAATTTggataactaaaaaataaaataaaataaaacaacatcctataagattattattttactATCTGCCTCTCATATTTTCatcctatcttttaataaaacttTATAAATATTGCTCCTTCTAGCTATTAAATATAGAGACTAACCCTAACTCCATTGTTCTTCCAATTCTAGCTCTTCTTAGTAACTTGATTATTTCCAATTACCATCCTCTCTTGCTTAAGCAAGTTGCATGTTGTTATTTGTAATTTGcatcttcttcaccttgcttatGTATGAATTTGCGGAAAACTTCATGATAAGGACCAGCCTTCTTGGTGGCTTTATGGGTCATACTTGCAAAATATTCCTCATATaatgtatatattatattttaatttgcaCCTccttgtatctttctaaatgttCCTGTCCCATAATTTTTTCACTTCAATATATTTTCGTTGATCACCAATAACTATGTGGAATGGTTGCATATATCAATGATTGTATTGTTTAGTTGTTCATGCGGATGCACTATTACGAGCATACATTATGCCAAACTGATGGTCTCATTCTCATAGATCAATCATCGAAATGAGTACATGATAAATTGAATCTACAGGAATGAGATGGTTTGATTAGCATGATGCATAGTAgtgcagaatataattttttttagagtaaTTTTTTGTACACCGCATACGGTGTAGAAAAATACACCGTCCCTTCTGATTGGGCAACGTAGTCATCACTTTTTAATATACATTTAATGTTtgtagtttcatttttttttttgaaattttgaatgataaaaatatctttcttcttctgaaaaaattatgataccccGTGGTCACATTATGACGTCCTATCATAATTTGACTATAAGATGTTATAAGAGAGGaacaaatattttcatcatttaaaaattttataaatttttaatactaaaaatattttttatttttataatttttttaaaaaattattatcttttatatacagaaaataaaaaattggaCGTAGATACCATAATATAGTCATAGAATATAATAATTTttgtagaataaaaaaatatttttatcatttaaaattttaataaaaaaataaaatcttaagtattaaatatattattaaatatattttaaaaaattaaaattatatattttaatataatttgatgATATATTCCATATCAATTATATTGCGTCGTGGTGCAAGAAATTTTTCGCTTTTCTATTTTCCCTTGAGGTACTGGGCCAttcagatccaaataaaataaaataaaataaaataaaaaacaaccGGAAGCAAGCAAGAAACAAGATAAGAAGATGATTGATCCCAATGAGATATGGAGTTTCTGCTTCTGTCCCTCCGCCTTCCAAAATTGAACAAACATGGCCTTGCGAGTCCACCCTACGAGCCTGACCCGTGCTGTCCTTCTCCCTTATCACTGCTCCCGCTCTAGCCTCTCCAACATCCCCCATTTCCAAACCCTTGGCCTAAAACGCCGAAGCTTTCGGTCTCGGAGACTCAAGGCGCTTCCCCGGAGATCGCGCTCCCCAACGATAACTGCAGCTCTTCCTCCCCTAGATTTAACCGAGGACAACATCCGCCAGGTCCTAATCGACGCTAGATCAGAGGCACgtaactcctttttttttttttatatttctggcttaaagaacgatcttttgtataacAATCCCTATTTTCCTGTAATTATATGAATCAGTAATAATGACCTCAATTGCATAGTTTGGTTAAATTTTACAGTCAACTTGCATGCATGAAAGGGCTCGGCGCCTTTTAATGGAACCAACAGAAGGAATATATTAAAGAGAAAAAGCAATTTACCATACGAATTTGAGGTTGGATGTAATATTGGATCTGGATATTCTATGctgctctatttttttctatatttttgcaGGGTGTTGGTCATGCGTTTGTTTCATCAATGTCAATAACTATGATCTTTCAGAGACTAATTATATGTTTTTCATGTTCAGTTGGCACAGATATTTGATTCCTCAGTCGGCATAACAGGTAACCTGGTAGTTTACATTTAGCGTGTTCTTCACCATTTAAGTGTTCTATTGATGTGACTATAAAAATCGTTTTTAGGTGAAGTTGATCTTGCTGATTTAGATGGTCCCTTCGTTAAGCTTAGACTTAAAGGTCGGTTTTGGCATCAGCGAGCTATAGTTCTAGCACGGCTTGGTAATTATCTCAAGAATAGGATCCCGGTGAGTTAGTCATTATACAGTGTGTGTTCAAAACTGACGTATTGAAGATAGCAATGACCTGAAGTTGATTTGATTAGGAAATTTTGGAGGTGGATATTGAAGATGAGAAGCAACTAGACGACAGTCCAGAAAATTTTTGAGGTATTGAGGCTTGGTGGTTATTAGCTTTTGTCTTTTATTGAACGTGTTACCACCGAGTTGGAACAATTTAATCATCTTagaatatcttttattttttggtgcTTGGTGACAAAGCTTTCTCAAAATATTCTTTAAAAATATCATGTTGTTGTTCTGATCTTGTAatgttttatgatttaatttgcaTCTGTACTTGTAATATAAAATAGTTTGTATATATAATGCAGCACCCATGAACAATGTTATCAATCTCTGAGTTTTTCCATAATCTGGATTATAGACTGCCTTGAGCAACAACTTATTTAATTGGCAAAAATTACTCCTTGTGATTGATTGGTGGAAGTTCTACTCTCGTATATTGTGTCAGGTAAGTGTTGAGTCAGCTTAGCATGCTCTTAAGAAGACACTCCCTCTGCCCAAACAATGATTGTTTGCTGTTGATGGTTCTTGGGTATATGACTGTAGTAGGAGTTTTGGCATGTACTTGGAAGGATTTATAGTCAAATGATACacataaaaggaggagtttcggATAATTAAAGTTAGCATTCAATAGTGAAATAGTTTATGTTGTGGTTGACTTACCAACTGGAGGCAGCAAAGGTTTGCTTTTGTTAGCAATTTCTCAGTTATGTAGGAAGATGAAATTATATGCAACAGTCTTATGGATCTGAGATTTACCCTTATGCTCTTACGAATTCACACCATCACTAGCACTTTCTTCTGCTTTGTCATAATCTTTACCAATGTCAGCTTCCATCTTAGAATGAAAAGCTAATAATAAGAAGATTGTAGCGAGATCAAAACAAGAATCCATGGTAGGTCCTGTGTTACCCCGGTAAGGTATTTTCTGGCCTTGAGGTGTAGAGATATTGTTAGAAACATAAAGGTGTGTAGTTGATGCCTTTTATCCTTTCTTTCCTTGACAAAGAAGTTCTATTGGTAAAGTTAAGTGAGCATAAGCAAGGAGAGTGATCAGTATTATTGTGTAGAAGTGAAGGCCTACTTCTTCCCttgcataaaaattaaggagaaaataTTGCAAAGCACAAGTACTGAACTTATAAACTTACTTGATGCCTTGTTGGTGTTTTTAGAAATATATCAAGCAAAATAGACAagtaatcaaaaatattttgcatTATCGCTTTTAGCACAATGTCTAATTTACAAAAAATATCCCATTCTATCTTGTACT
The DNA window shown above is from Elaeis guineensis isolate ETL-2024a chromosome 8, EG11, whole genome shotgun sequence and carries:
- the LOC105050026 gene encoding uncharacterized protein — encoded protein: MALRVHPTSLTRAVLLPYHCSRSSLSNIPHFQTLGLKRRSFRSRRLKALPRRSRSPTITAALPPLDLTEDNIRQVLIDARSELAQIFDSSVGITGEVDLADLDGPFVKLRLKGRFWHQRAIVLARLGNYLKNRIPEILEVDIEDEKQLDDSPENF